In the bacterium genome, one interval contains:
- a CDS encoding DUF4062 domain-containing protein, with protein sequence MDSIDESRSDDVFQNLRWEKVYIFISSTFNDMHAERDVLVKKVFPQLADWCEARRLRMVDIDLRWGVTEQDATRNQNVVQVCLQRIDECRPFFLCLLGQRYGWVPSHREVSAETLDSFPGLAEAIDDGRSVTELEILHAIVRPFSEQSEQVISGQALFYQRHPASLRHLPHEPTQLWRTFTDIAEPEPAARRFLLTRRRQLRKKILPATQRPVVLYRGTWDSAARSPELAMPLRCPSVLPENVERWRRQWQKAGVTVEGLDVADRPEEEEKARRYNERLTTGRLGDLRAGNESFPARVLTDLQVAIETHFPGRTVVLPQSPLAVELSQQEQFQFAAAEGFIERKGDFAVLDAYALGESCRPFVLTAPGGAGKSMLLACWIDRLRAEPAAGKNRTLLYRFIGASDQSTSVINLINSLLLELKDSAGRISGDLPDDPVHLRQAWPELLAQAASKGPLFIVIDSLDQLNSGLDDLTWVPRLLPPDVKFIISFRSDARGGENAIAYFQQGGAYLAEVPPFQELNDRRKLVQAYLDQYLKELDTPHLEALITSPGASNPLFLKVALSELRIFGAFGNLAAKIQNDFGTTPASAFTAVLRRLETDPAYSEIDPSVSVPLLFGLMAHARRGLSGDELATMLCTTLGENSREPAAWERAKDATYLVLRQVRPFLARRQGRFDFFYETFRQAASTRYVIGNEGATAAARPAPAWHTILGNYFHALPLWIVSSGNGRSPNERKTGELPYHLSRAGEGKRLEKVLTDLEFIEAKSAAGQMYELVDDYLQLPESMRTIPLTEFADFVRHQAHILARWPELTFQQAANTILSVAIQGSQSAPAKAAIYRQLMGLESRPWIRRLNPEPTAGACLMTLAGHEGAITAVAVTPNGERLISAGVDNTLRVWDLRTGSAMEIIRDFVASETRLTLIPGSSLVAVTGSGGRIVLWDYEHLQPAGELAAPGYKASSLAVDASGRYLAAGASTLPAATLQEKVTTILLYDLQSGKAVDFGSFTAPVNALALSRGARLLIAGSGSALQTIDTNNRAVTGTAHTSGEYISWLRFAPDECTVVASSWGGDIQFWKCEPWQVERTIHSRQGVVQDLTFSPNGSELAGAGIEGSIIIWDLIRGEMQTILRGHIGPVSCVAFTPDGARLVSGCADGMIRVWDPNFDRDFIEHARKQLREKYGTAADDRDPVRSAALFEGLLYLMSGSRKHFNSVTCVEMGRSGQRAVTGSLDDTVRSWKIEKGTTELVFEGHKHGLSSLALSSDERRIAAADRSATIKIWDMLEGVELASRTIAATEHGKAPAHDLAAQLLFELQRPTIAPLRFVNHDQILVSADSLDSIIKAWDATTLKPLFKLAGHQARVRQFLCTADGRNLVSSGDDGQVILWEIASGRLLVRGGPGAARNSANPLSAISLAGNGTIVCAWPDGSLRLLDPARLAEIDIIGARDGHIAAVSASGDIAAVVRNIPDGTVVEILQLSRRSLLFSIRSKSKNVRVMCCNEGQRIIMGGVERSLVIRDIGVPPAMWRFPLPVSCFDQAGNYITAGTEIGDVFLLELKK encoded by the coding sequence ATGGATTCCATCGACGAGAGCAGGTCAGATGATGTTTTTCAAAACCTCCGGTGGGAGAAGGTCTATATTTTTATCAGCAGCACGTTCAATGATATGCATGCGGAGCGGGACGTCCTGGTGAAGAAGGTGTTCCCGCAGCTGGCGGATTGGTGCGAAGCTCGCCGTCTGCGCATGGTCGATATCGATTTACGCTGGGGTGTGACGGAACAGGATGCCACCCGTAATCAGAATGTAGTTCAAGTCTGCCTCCAGCGCATCGACGAGTGCCGGCCATTTTTCCTCTGTTTGCTTGGGCAACGTTACGGCTGGGTGCCAAGCCACCGTGAAGTCTCTGCCGAAACCCTTGATAGCTTCCCGGGTCTAGCCGAAGCGATTGATGACGGGCGGTCTGTTACTGAACTTGAAATTCTCCATGCCATCGTCCGGCCCTTTAGCGAACAATCGGAACAGGTCATTTCCGGACAAGCATTGTTCTATCAACGCCACCCCGCCTCTTTACGACACCTCCCACACGAACCGACACAGCTTTGGCGCACCTTCACGGACATAGCCGAACCGGAGCCAGCTGCGCGCCGATTTCTTCTGACCCGGAGAAGGCAGCTTCGAAAAAAGATACTGCCGGCCACCCAACGCCCGGTGGTGCTTTACCGCGGCACCTGGGACAGCGCAGCACGTTCTCCTGAACTGGCAATGCCGCTGCGGTGTCCATCCGTATTGCCCGAGAACGTCGAACGCTGGCGCCGGCAATGGCAGAAGGCCGGTGTAACTGTGGAAGGGCTGGATGTCGCGGACCGACCAGAGGAAGAGGAAAAAGCGCGCCGCTATAATGAGCGTTTGACCACCGGCCGCCTTGGCGACCTGAGGGCAGGGAATGAATCTTTTCCTGCACGTGTGCTGACTGATTTACAGGTGGCAATCGAGACGCACTTCCCAGGCCGGACCGTCGTATTGCCCCAAAGCCCATTGGCGGTCGAGCTTTCGCAGCAGGAGCAGTTTCAGTTTGCCGCAGCAGAAGGCTTCATCGAGCGGAAGGGTGATTTTGCAGTACTCGATGCCTATGCGCTGGGCGAATCCTGCAGGCCCTTTGTCCTTACTGCGCCAGGCGGGGCGGGAAAGTCCATGCTGCTGGCGTGCTGGATTGATCGCCTCCGGGCTGAACCAGCGGCAGGCAAGAACAGGACGCTGCTCTATCGCTTTATCGGCGCAAGCGACCAGTCCACGTCAGTGATCAATCTGATCAATTCGCTTCTCCTCGAGTTGAAGGATTCTGCCGGAAGGATCAGCGGCGATCTTCCTGACGATCCGGTCCATCTGCGTCAAGCCTGGCCGGAATTGCTGGCGCAGGCAGCTTCAAAGGGACCCTTGTTTATCGTCATCGACTCGCTCGATCAACTCAACTCAGGCCTGGATGATCTCACCTGGGTGCCGCGTCTTCTTCCCCCCGATGTCAAGTTTATCATCAGTTTCCGCAGCGACGCCCGGGGAGGTGAAAATGCAATCGCCTATTTTCAGCAGGGAGGCGCTTATCTAGCAGAGGTGCCGCCGTTTCAGGAACTGAACGACAGACGAAAACTCGTCCAGGCCTATCTTGACCAGTATCTCAAGGAACTCGATACGCCACATCTTGAGGCGTTGATCACATCGCCCGGCGCCTCGAATCCCCTTTTTCTGAAAGTAGCACTCAGTGAGCTGCGTATTTTTGGTGCATTCGGCAATCTAGCGGCGAAAATCCAAAATGATTTCGGCACGACGCCTGCAAGCGCATTTACCGCTGTGTTGCGTCGACTTGAAACCGATCCAGCCTACTCTGAAATCGATCCTTCAGTTTCAGTTCCACTCCTCTTTGGCTTGATGGCGCATGCCCGCCGCGGCCTTTCTGGCGATGAGCTTGCGACCATGCTCTGCACAACCCTAGGGGAGAATTCAAGGGAACCGGCGGCATGGGAGAGAGCAAAAGATGCGACTTACCTGGTTCTTCGGCAAGTGCGCCCCTTTCTGGCCCGGCGTCAGGGACGGTTTGATTTTTTCTATGAGACCTTCCGGCAGGCGGCGTCTACCCGGTATGTCATCGGGAACGAAGGCGCAACTGCCGCAGCGCGTCCTGCTCCGGCCTGGCACACGATATTGGGCAATTATTTCCATGCCCTCCCGCTCTGGATAGTATCATCGGGCAATGGCCGTAGCCCCAATGAACGCAAGACCGGAGAGCTCCCCTACCATCTGAGTCGTGCAGGCGAGGGTAAAAGGTTGGAGAAAGTGCTTACCGATCTCGAATTCATCGAGGCCAAATCCGCGGCGGGCCAGATGTATGAATTGGTCGATGATTATCTACAACTCCCTGAGTCGATGCGTACCATCCCTCTCACAGAATTTGCTGATTTTGTTCGACACCAAGCGCACATTCTGGCGCGCTGGCCTGAATTAACCTTTCAGCAGGCCGCCAATACCATTCTCTCAGTCGCAATACAGGGCAGTCAAAGTGCTCCGGCCAAGGCGGCGATCTACCGCCAGCTTATGGGTCTGGAATCCCGGCCATGGATTAGACGGCTCAATCCGGAGCCAACCGCCGGCGCGTGTTTGATGACGCTTGCCGGTCATGAGGGTGCGATAACGGCCGTGGCGGTCACACCTAACGGCGAGCGGTTGATTTCGGCCGGAGTCGATAATACTCTTCGCGTCTGGGATCTCCGCACCGGGAGTGCTATGGAGATTATTCGCGATTTCGTTGCGAGCGAGACCAGGCTGACACTGATCCCGGGATCCAGCCTTGTGGCAGTGACCGGTTCTGGCGGCCGAATCGTGCTTTGGGATTACGAACACCTGCAACCAGCCGGCGAGCTGGCTGCTCCAGGATATAAGGCATCGTCCCTCGCCGTCGATGCAAGTGGCCGTTACCTCGCCGCCGGAGCATCAACGCTTCCAGCCGCGACTCTGCAAGAGAAGGTCACCACCATACTCCTATACGATCTGCAAAGCGGCAAAGCTGTGGATTTCGGGAGCTTCACGGCACCTGTGAACGCGCTGGCTCTCAGCCGGGGTGCGCGTCTGCTGATCGCTGGGTCAGGTTCAGCGTTGCAGACCATAGATACAAACAACCGGGCGGTCACAGGCACTGCACATACGAGCGGCGAATACATTTCATGGCTGCGTTTTGCCCCAGATGAATGCACGGTTGTGGCGAGTTCATGGGGCGGCGATATCCAGTTCTGGAAGTGCGAGCCTTGGCAGGTGGAGCGGACTATACACAGCCGGCAAGGAGTCGTGCAGGATCTAACGTTTTCACCGAATGGTTCAGAATTGGCCGGCGCCGGAATCGAAGGATCGATCATCATCTGGGATTTGATCCGCGGGGAGATGCAAACCATCTTGCGTGGGCACATTGGGCCGGTCTCTTGCGTTGCCTTCACTCCGGATGGGGCGCGTCTCGTTTCCGGCTGCGCTGATGGGATGATCCGCGTGTGGGATCCCAACTTCGATCGCGACTTTATCGAACATGCGCGTAAACAGCTGAGGGAAAAGTATGGGACTGCGGCCGATGATCGCGATCCCGTTCGCTCTGCTGCCTTGTTCGAAGGATTACTTTACCTCATGTCCGGGAGCAGAAAGCATTTTAATAGTGTGACCTGTGTCGAGATGGGGCGTTCGGGGCAACGAGCGGTCACGGGCAGCCTGGACGATACCGTGCGGAGTTGGAAAATCGAGAAAGGAACCACCGAACTTGTATTCGAAGGCCATAAACATGGCCTCTCATCCCTGGCCCTGAGCTCTGATGAACGCCGCATTGCTGCGGCGGACCGATCGGCGACCATCAAGATCTGGGATATGCTCGAAGGAGTGGAACTGGCAAGCCGCACCATTGCCGCAACGGAACACGGTAAGGCTCCCGCCCATGATCTGGCTGCTCAGCTACTCTTTGAACTGCAACGCCCGACGATTGCACCGCTCCGTTTCGTGAATCACGATCAGATACTGGTTTCGGCCGACAGTTTGGATTCGATCATCAAAGCGTGGGATGCGACTACACTCAAGCCGTTGTTCAAGCTTGCCGGACATCAAGCCCGGGTGCGGCAGTTCCTCTGTACAGCAGATGGCCGGAATCTGGTTTCTTCCGGGGATGATGGCCAGGTCATCTTGTGGGAAATTGCTAGCGGACGATTGCTTGTGCGTGGCGGTCCCGGTGCCGCAAGAAATAGTGCGAATCCATTATCTGCAATCAGCCTGGCCGGGAATGGGACAATTGTCTGCGCATGGCCGGATGGTTCCCTCCGGTTGCTCGATCCGGCGAGACTCGCCGAAATCGACATCATCGGGGCTCGTGATGGACATATTGCGGCCGTGTCGGCATCTGGCGATATCGCAGCCGTGGTGCGCAACATTCCGGATGGCACAGTTGTAGAAATTTTACAACTATCCCGTCGGTCGCTCTTGTTTTCTATACGATCTAAATCTAAGAATGTCCGCGTCATGTGCTGCAATGAGGGGCAACGAATTATCATGGGCGGCGTTGAGAGATCCCTGGTGATTCGCGATATTGGCGTCCCTCCAGCCATGTGGCGTTTCCCTCTGCCGGTGAGCTGTTTTGACCAGGCTGGCAATTACATCACCGCCGGTACGGAGATCGGTGACGTATTCCTCCTCGAATTAAAAAAATGA
- a CDS encoding phosphoribosylanthranilate isomerase, with protein MTRIKICCIQSIAEARMAIGSGASAIGLVGKMPSGPGPIEDDLIREIAAALPPPIATFLLTSESATDAIIRHHQRTQTTTIQIVDTLIKGTHAGLKMALPAIKIVQVIHVMDAASVAEAIKISESVDALLLDSGNPGLRVKELGGTGRVHDWRLSRQIRMQVHCPVFLAGGLTPENVREAIETVEPFAVDVCSGVRTDGHLDIRKMERFIEEVQRAQ; from the coding sequence ATGACCCGGATCAAGATCTGCTGCATTCAAAGTATAGCCGAAGCCCGAATGGCCATCGGCTCTGGCGCTTCCGCTATTGGCCTAGTTGGCAAAATGCCCAGCGGACCGGGCCCTATCGAGGATGATCTGATTCGTGAGATCGCGGCGGCTTTGCCCCCGCCGATTGCCACTTTCCTGTTAACGAGTGAGAGCGCAACAGATGCCATCATCCGGCATCATCAACGGACGCAAACTACTACCATCCAGATCGTCGATACCCTGATCAAGGGAACTCATGCCGGGCTGAAGATGGCGTTACCGGCCATCAAGATCGTCCAGGTCATTCATGTGATGGATGCGGCCTCTGTGGCAGAGGCGATTAAGATTTCGGAATCAGTCGATGCTTTGCTGCTCGACAGCGGGAATCCCGGCCTGCGGGTTAAAGAATTGGGGGGCACCGGGCGAGTACATGACTGGCGGCTCAGTCGGCAAATCCGGATGCAAGTTCACTGTCCGGTTTTTCTTGCCGGGGGATTGACGCCGGAGAATGTGCGGGAGGCCATTGAGACCGTCGAACCCTTTGCGGTTGACGTCTGCAGCGGGGTGAGAACCGATGGCCATCTGGATATTCGTAAAATGGAGCGTTTTATTGAAGAGGTTCAGAGGGCGCAATAG
- a CDS encoding DASS family sodium-coupled anion symporter gives MEKLTPAERHFERGRHTVGLFIGPLAALLLMLWPIPQLSPAAHKLAGIIGWIVIWWITEPIPIPMSALLGAVLCVLFGIAPARQVFAPFADPTIYLFLGSFILAEGMSVHGLHKRIAWSLMSMRWVGNSPARILLVYGAAAAAISMWISNTATTAMMLPIGLGIVSALDEQQPQPRFSTGMLLMAAYAASAGGIGTPVGTPPNLIGLAMIEKFAGIRISFFQWMLFAIPLLICMYALLFALLYLLHRPHRPAAGNLQFTRFKKEIRPLSRGEFNALWAFLVTVLLWIMPGIITLLQGADSPLAKSINDRLPEAAAVLIGAGLLFVLPIDWPKRKFTLTWKQATRIDWGTLVLFGGGIALGQLMFETKLAEAVGKELLSWSGASSTWGVTLAAIYIAIMVSETTSNTAAANMVVPVMLSLCLTAHINPVPPALGATLAASWGFMLPVSTPPNAIVYGSGLVPITKMIRAGILFDLLGGILIWLGLRVLLPLVGLA, from the coding sequence ATGGAAAAGCTCACACCGGCAGAGCGTCATTTCGAGCGGGGTCGCCATACAGTGGGACTTTTTATCGGCCCGTTGGCTGCCCTGCTGCTGATGCTCTGGCCTATACCGCAGTTGAGCCCGGCTGCCCACAAGCTCGCGGGGATCATCGGATGGATCGTGATCTGGTGGATCACCGAGCCCATCCCCATTCCCATGAGCGCCTTGCTCGGCGCTGTTTTGTGCGTATTGTTCGGGATCGCTCCGGCCAGGCAGGTTTTCGCCCCCTTTGCCGATCCGACGATTTATCTGTTTCTCGGCAGTTTCATTCTGGCAGAAGGGATGTCGGTGCACGGGCTGCATAAACGTATCGCCTGGAGCCTGATGTCGATGCGTTGGGTCGGTAACAGTCCAGCGCGCATCCTGCTGGTTTATGGCGCAGCGGCCGCTGCGATATCGATGTGGATCAGTAACACAGCCACAACGGCTATGATGCTGCCAATCGGTCTGGGCATCGTCAGCGCCCTGGATGAGCAACAACCTCAGCCCCGTTTCAGCACCGGAATGTTGCTGATGGCGGCCTATGCTGCATCGGCTGGAGGCATTGGTACACCAGTTGGGACTCCTCCTAATCTAATCGGTCTGGCTATGATTGAAAAGTTTGCCGGGATCAGGATCTCGTTCTTCCAGTGGATGCTTTTTGCAATCCCGCTGTTGATTTGCATGTACGCCCTGCTCTTTGCCCTGCTCTATCTGCTGCACCGTCCGCACCGGCCCGCTGCGGGCAATCTCCAATTCACCCGCTTTAAAAAAGAAATCCGCCCCCTCTCCCGCGGCGAGTTCAACGCGCTGTGGGCCTTTCTCGTCACCGTGCTGCTCTGGATCATGCCCGGGATTATAACTCTCCTCCAGGGAGCGGATTCACCTCTGGCTAAAAGCATCAACGATCGACTGCCCGAGGCAGCTGCAGTCCTTATTGGCGCTGGCCTTCTCTTTGTTTTGCCCATAGATTGGCCGAAGCGGAAATTCACGCTCACCTGGAAACAAGCAACCCGGATAGACTGGGGCACCCTGGTGCTTTTCGGCGGCGGCATCGCGTTAGGGCAGCTGATGTTCGAAACCAAGCTGGCCGAAGCGGTCGGCAAGGAATTACTGTCGTGGAGCGGGGCCAGTTCCACTTGGGGAGTGACCCTGGCGGCCATTTACATCGCTATCATGGTCAGCGAAACCACCTCCAATACCGCGGCCGCCAACATGGTCGTCCCTGTCATGCTCTCCCTGTGCCTGACGGCTCATATCAATCCTGTTCCACCTGCGCTCGGTGCGACCCTGGCGGCGAGTTGGGGCTTCATGCTGCCGGTCTCCACACCGCCGAACGCCATCGTTTATGGATCCGGCCTGGTGCCAATCACCAAAATGATACGGGCAGGGATCCTCTTCGACCTTCTCGGGGGAATTCTGATTTGGCTGGGCTTGCGGGTCTTGCTGCCTCTGGTTGGATTGGCGTAA
- a CDS encoding DUF3160 domain-containing protein, translating into MKRWHWLGMMALLLLAGAASLPAQMIAEISRPVATEFGTYIPYPVTITPAAPAWTVAPDLSNVVNKADFSFTAQESSLLVNQGFFVTPHDNGSGYREIYDSYNEAREQNIPIFVTTDALLHTFHLVFDRMLMEIELDHFYGDLDRLLTGLLDITLHRHYPALSDDSTRAALMRTIDYLIVAKKLLEPNYDPGINGGRWQLELPLIAAHLKPENSPIFGYEEDYTQYIVRGHYTRSDSLRRYFQAMMWLGRMTFAADPRLTAEVNRSATLSALLLLQALQQLEITGQSALSVWERIYSPTVFFVGKSDDTTPSTYNDLIGQAWGDKFAEMEINTIRLAPAYDQFMQAAMALPGPLIKYPGQPQGFRFMGQRFIPDSYVFDQLVYSNIPGRFMPKGFDVMTVLGSPRARAHLQAMGEMANSDYKKRLDELCAEFAGLPDTAWAQNLYWNWLYSLMPLLFPKGAGYPPFMQNPAWEDKELFAALGSWAELRHDTILYAKQSGTERGIAEKNLLQRGYVEPNPHFYGRMASLAQFLMTGLENRGLLTAKYKLHLSDFSALCLQFKTISEKELLGESLSFAEYRAIVEFGLALEKLAEFSETGEVTGPGPMHDHNMPVIADVHSDFNSGNCLEEGVGYPFTLYVVCRIEGLLVITRGAGFSWYEFEHPMSDRLTDEAWREMLQKGSAPAPPPWTSSFVTNTPHSLVPQFYELDKIGLEALILETGRDTLLAGEEQSLFIASAGSALTAAPTLWLIAPNGDQSPITSITPKGGGWGAQIITAALLPGHYWLNAQGKIQDPMGNVTRLDGRTGFVVRGATGVHERNEEARPHTARLMASYPNPFNNSTLIHFTLARAAAVRMTICNHLGQEVALLVSGRQPAGAQAIRWDGRDAAGRLLASGLYFAVLEVEGQRLVRKMVMVE; encoded by the coding sequence ATGAAGAGATGGCATTGGCTGGGCATGATGGCGCTGCTGCTCCTAGCGGGCGCCGCTTCCCTTCCGGCCCAAATGATCGCCGAAATCAGCCGTCCGGTGGCGACTGAATTCGGCACCTATATCCCCTACCCGGTCACCATCACGCCGGCGGCGCCAGCCTGGACGGTTGCACCGGATCTCAGCAACGTCGTCAACAAGGCCGATTTCTCTTTCACTGCCCAAGAGAGCAGTCTCCTCGTCAACCAGGGCTTTTTTGTCACGCCCCATGATAACGGCTCGGGATACCGCGAGATCTATGACAGTTATAACGAGGCGCGGGAACAAAACATCCCCATCTTCGTCACCACCGACGCCCTCCTCCATACCTTTCACCTCGTCTTCGACCGCATGCTGATGGAGATCGAACTCGATCATTTTTACGGCGATCTCGACCGCCTCCTTACCGGACTGCTCGATATCACCCTGCACCGGCACTATCCGGCGCTGAGCGACGACTCGACGCGGGCGGCGCTGATGCGCACCATCGACTATCTGATTGTCGCCAAAAAACTGCTCGAGCCGAACTATGATCCCGGCATCAACGGCGGCAGGTGGCAGCTGGAGCTGCCGCTGATCGCCGCGCATCTCAAGCCGGAGAATTCGCCCATCTTTGGTTATGAAGAAGACTATACCCAGTACATCGTCCGCGGCCACTATACCCGCAGTGACTCGCTGCGCCGCTATTTTCAGGCGATGATGTGGCTCGGCCGCATGACCTTCGCCGCAGACCCCCGGCTCACCGCGGAAGTGAACCGCAGCGCCACGCTCAGCGCCCTGCTCCTGTTGCAGGCGCTGCAGCAGCTCGAGATCACCGGCCAGTCGGCCCTGTCTGTCTGGGAGCGCATCTACTCACCCACCGTCTTTTTCGTCGGCAAATCCGACGACACTACCCCCTCTACCTATAATGATCTCATCGGCCAGGCCTGGGGCGATAAATTTGCGGAAATGGAGATCAATACAATCCGGCTTGCTCCGGCTTATGACCAATTCATGCAGGCGGCCATGGCTCTGCCGGGCCCGTTGATAAAATATCCGGGACAACCGCAAGGCTTCCGTTTCATGGGACAACGCTTCATCCCCGACTCCTATGTGTTCGATCAGCTGGTTTACAGCAATATCCCCGGCCGTTTCATGCCCAAAGGATTTGATGTGATGACGGTTCTGGGCTCGCCGCGCGCCCGGGCCCATCTGCAGGCCATGGGCGAAATGGCCAACTCCGACTATAAAAAACGGCTGGATGAGCTGTGCGCCGAGTTCGCCGGCCTTCCCGATACCGCATGGGCGCAAAACCTCTACTGGAACTGGCTTTACAGCCTGATGCCGCTGCTCTTTCCCAAGGGCGCCGGTTATCCCCCTTTCATGCAGAATCCGGCCTGGGAGGATAAGGAGCTCTTCGCCGCCCTCGGCTCCTGGGCCGAGCTGCGCCACGACACCATCCTCTATGCCAAGCAGAGCGGCACCGAGAGGGGCATTGCCGAAAAAAATCTGCTGCAGCGCGGCTATGTCGAACCCAATCCCCATTTCTATGGCCGCATGGCCTCACTGGCGCAGTTTCTCATGACCGGGCTGGAGAACCGCGGACTGCTCACGGCGAAGTACAAGCTGCATCTCAGCGATTTTTCCGCGCTCTGCCTGCAGTTTAAAACCATCTCCGAAAAGGAGCTGCTCGGCGAGTCCCTCAGCTTTGCCGAGTACCGTGCCATCGTCGAATTCGGGCTGGCGCTGGAAAAACTGGCCGAATTCAGTGAAACCGGCGAGGTGACCGGACCGGGACCGATGCACGACCACAATATGCCGGTCATCGCCGACGTCCACAGCGATTTCAACAGCGGCAATTGCCTCGAGGAGGGTGTCGGTTATCCCTTCACCCTCTATGTCGTCTGCCGGATCGAAGGCCTGCTGGTGATCACCCGTGGCGCCGGCTTTTCCTGGTACGAGTTCGAGCACCCGATGAGCGACCGCCTCACCGATGAGGCGTGGCGTGAGATGCTGCAAAAAGGATCAGCACCGGCGCCACCGCCGTGGACCAGCAGTTTTGTCACCAACACACCGCACTCCCTTGTTCCGCAGTTCTATGAGCTCGATAAAATAGGGCTGGAGGCGCTGATCTTGGAGACCGGCCGGGATACCCTCCTGGCTGGCGAGGAGCAGAGCCTCTTCATCGCCTCGGCGGGTAGCGCCCTGACCGCAGCGCCAACCCTCTGGCTCATCGCCCCAAATGGCGATCAGTCGCCCATCACTAGTATCACCCCCAAAGGTGGCGGCTGGGGGGCGCAGATCATCACCGCGGCGCTGCTGCCCGGCCATTACTGGCTCAACGCCCAGGGCAAAATTCAGGATCCAATGGGAAACGTCACCCGCCTCGACGGCCGCACCGGCTTTGTGGTCCGCGGCGCGACCGGCGTGCATGAACGAAACGAGGAGGCCCGGCCGCACACGGCCAGGCTCATGGCCAGCTATCCCAATCCCTTTAACAATTCAACGCTGATCCACTTTACCCTGGCTCGAGCGGCGGCGGTTCGGATGACGATTTGCAATCACCTCGGACAGGAGGTCGCCTTGCTGGTCAGCGGCCGGCAGCCGGCCGGCGCGCAGGCGATCCGCTGGGACGGCCGCGACGCGGCGGGAAGGCTCCTGGCTTCCGGCCTCTATTTTGCCGTGCTCGAGGTGGAAGGCCAGCGCCTGGTGCGCAAGATGGTGATGGTGGAGTGA